One genomic window of Comamonas serinivorans includes the following:
- the murG gene encoding undecaprenyldiphospho-muramoylpentapeptide beta-N-acetylglucosaminyltransferase has protein sequence MTTQPSTRSKRALVMAGGTGGHIFPALAVAQQLQAQGWDVSWLGTPGSMESQIVPRHGIAVQAIDFSGVRGKGLKTLLLLPLRLLKAFAQSWSIVGRVQPDVVLGFGGYVTFPGAMMAVLRGKPLVLHEQNAVAGMANRWLAPIADRIFTAFPSAFAGHKRAQWVGNPLRADFLRQATPSARLANRTGPLRLLVVGGSLGAKALNDTVPKALALMPEAQRPVVTHQSGAKNLDGLERNYAEAGVEATLVPFIDNMAQALADADLILCRSGASTVTEIAAVGAAAIYVPFPAAVDDHQTRNAEFLVQAGGGWLLPQSQMKPDVLAKLLLNMERQDIVQKADAAKSMQKITATDEVVRACEELSA, from the coding sequence ATGACGACGCAGCCTTCCACACGCAGCAAGCGCGCCCTGGTCATGGCCGGGGGTACGGGCGGGCACATTTTTCCGGCGCTGGCGGTGGCCCAGCAGCTGCAGGCGCAGGGCTGGGACGTGAGCTGGCTTGGCACTCCGGGCAGCATGGAGTCGCAGATCGTGCCGCGCCATGGCATTGCGGTGCAAGCCATTGATTTCTCAGGTGTGCGGGGCAAAGGCCTGAAGACCTTGTTGCTGTTGCCGTTGCGCCTGCTCAAGGCCTTTGCGCAAAGCTGGTCGATCGTCGGGCGCGTGCAGCCCGATGTGGTGCTGGGTTTTGGCGGCTACGTGACGTTTCCCGGTGCCATGATGGCTGTGCTGCGTGGCAAACCCCTGGTGCTGCATGAGCAGAACGCGGTGGCCGGCATGGCCAACCGCTGGCTGGCGCCCATTGCCGACCGCATCTTCACGGCCTTTCCCAGTGCGTTTGCCGGTCACAAACGGGCGCAATGGGTGGGCAACCCGCTGCGGGCCGATTTCCTGCGGCAGGCCACGCCGTCGGCCCGCCTGGCCAACCGTACGGGGCCGTTGCGCCTGCTGGTGGTGGGGGGCAGCCTGGGGGCAAAGGCCTTGAATGACACGGTGCCCAAGGCGCTGGCCTTGATGCCCGAGGCGCAGCGGCCCGTGGTGACCCACCAGAGCGGCGCCAAGAACCTGGATGGGTTGGAGCGCAATTACGCCGAGGCCGGCGTCGAGGCCACGCTGGTGCCGTTCATCGACAACATGGCGCAGGCCCTGGCCGATGCCGACCTGATCCTGTGCCGGTCGGGGGCCAGCACCGTCACCGAGATCGCTGCCGTGGGGGCTGCTGCCATCTATGTGCCCTTTCCGGCAGCGGTCGATGACCACCAGACCCGGAATGCGGAATTTCTGGTGCAGGCAGGCGGAGGGTGGTTGTTGCCGCAGTCGCAGATGAAGCCCGATGTTCTGGCAAAATTGCTCCTGAATATGGAGCGCCAAGACATTGTGCAGAAAGCAGATGCAGCAAAGAGCATGCAAAAGATCACGGCCACCGACGAGGTGGTGCGGGCCTGTGAGGAGTTGAGCGCATGA
- the tal gene encoding transaldolase: protein MTASQRSALDALKTLTTVVADTGDFLQLAQFKPQDATTNPSLILKAVQKPEYAHLLQSVVQAHAGRPLDEQMDALIVQFGLEILQLIPGRVSTEVDARLSFDTAATVARGKRIVADYAAHGIDRERVLIKIASTWEGIQAARELENEGIHTNLTLLFSFCQAVACAQAGVKLISPFVGRIYDWYKKQAGSSWDEAAMAGANDPGVQSVRAIFDHYKHFDVATEIMGASFRNVGQIVALAGCDLLTISPDLLAQLQASTDDVPRALDAQTAKQTEMQAVRFDEVSFRYALNHDAMATDKLAEGIRAFAADAVKLEQLMQAA, encoded by the coding sequence ATGACTGCCTCGCAACGGAGCGCGCTGGACGCGCTCAAGACCCTGACCACGGTGGTGGCCGATACCGGCGATTTCCTGCAGCTTGCCCAGTTCAAGCCACAGGACGCCACGACCAACCCGTCGCTCATCCTCAAGGCGGTGCAAAAGCCCGAGTACGCACACCTGTTGCAATCGGTGGTGCAGGCCCATGCCGGCCGGCCGCTCGACGAGCAGATGGACGCGCTCATCGTCCAGTTCGGCCTGGAGATCCTCCAGCTGATTCCGGGCCGGGTGTCCACCGAGGTGGATGCCCGCCTGTCGTTCGACACGGCCGCCACCGTGGCGCGTGGCAAGCGCATCGTGGCCGACTACGCGGCGCACGGCATCGACCGCGAGCGGGTGCTGATCAAGATCGCCTCGACCTGGGAAGGCATTCAGGCCGCGCGCGAGCTGGAAAACGAAGGCATCCACACCAACTTGACGCTGCTGTTCTCGTTCTGCCAGGCCGTGGCCTGCGCCCAGGCCGGCGTGAAGCTCATCTCGCCCTTCGTGGGCCGCATCTACGACTGGTACAAGAAGCAGGCCGGCAGCAGCTGGGACGAGGCCGCCATGGCGGGCGCCAACGACCCCGGTGTGCAATCGGTGCGGGCCATCTTCGACCACTACAAGCACTTCGATGTGGCCACGGAAATCATGGGCGCCAGCTTCCGCAACGTGGGCCAGATCGTGGCCCTGGCCGGCTGTGACCTGCTGACGATCTCGCCCGATCTGCTGGCTCAGCTGCAGGCGAGCACCGACGACGTGCCCCGCGCCCTCGATGCCCAGACCGCCAAGCAGACCGAGATGCAGGCCGTGCGCTTTGACGAGGTCTCGTTCCGCTATGCGTTGAACCACGACGCCATGGCCACCGACAAGCTCGCCGAAGGCATCCGCGCCTTCGCGGCCGATGCGGTGAAGCTCGAACAGCTGATGCAGGCTGCATGA
- a CDS encoding D-alanine--D-alanine ligase, producing the protein MTGVTGTDVASLGKVAVLMGGLSAEREVSLMSGQGVLDALLRQGVDAYAFDPAQRPMSALRGEGFARCFIALHGRYGEDGAVQGALELMGIPYTGSGVMASAICMDKVMTKRLWRADGLPTPDWRLVASAQEAAAAFAALGAPMIVKPAREGSTIGLTKVERADQVAQAYALAATYDPEVLCETFIQGVELTCPVLGEGATAHALPVIRIEAPQGNYDYNNKYFTNDTQYHCPSGLSTDVERHIQALCVAAFQSLGCRGWARVDVLLRARDGAPQLLEINTSPGMTSHSLVPMSARVHGLSYEALCVQLLQATALDNAIDLSGMTPKVPGEVAPA; encoded by the coding sequence ATGACGGGCGTGACAGGAACCGATGTGGCATCGCTGGGCAAGGTGGCCGTTCTCATGGGGGGGCTGTCGGCCGAGCGCGAGGTGTCGCTGATGTCGGGCCAGGGGGTGCTGGATGCCCTGCTGCGTCAAGGGGTGGACGCCTATGCCTTTGATCCCGCCCAGCGGCCGATGTCGGCGCTTCGGGGCGAGGGCTTTGCGCGGTGTTTCATCGCGCTGCACGGTCGCTATGGCGAGGACGGCGCGGTGCAGGGCGCGCTCGAACTCATGGGCATTCCTTACACGGGCTCGGGTGTCATGGCCTCGGCCATCTGCATGGACAAGGTCATGACCAAGCGCTTGTGGCGTGCCGATGGCCTGCCCACGCCGGATTGGCGCCTGGTGGCCTCGGCGCAGGAAGCAGCCGCGGCCTTTGCCGCCCTGGGCGCACCCATGATCGTCAAGCCCGCGCGCGAGGGGTCCACCATCGGCTTGACCAAGGTCGAGCGCGCCGATCAGGTGGCCCAGGCCTATGCCCTGGCGGCCACCTACGACCCGGAAGTGCTGTGCGAAACCTTCATCCAGGGCGTGGAGTTGACCTGCCCGGTGCTGGGTGAGGGTGCGACGGCCCATGCCTTGCCGGTGATCCGCATCGAGGCACCGCAAGGCAATTACGATTACAACAACAAGTATTTCACCAACGACACCCAGTATCACTGCCCCAGCGGTTTGTCGACGGACGTGGAGCGGCACATACAGGCCTTGTGTGTGGCGGCGTTCCAGTCGCTGGGCTGCCGTGGCTGGGCCCGCGTCGATGTGTTGCTGCGCGCGCGCGACGGCGCGCCGCAATTGCTCGAGATCAACACCTCGCCCGGCATGACCAGCCATTCGCTGGTGCCCATGTCGGCACGCGTGCATGGCTTGAGCTATGAGGCGCTGTGCGTGCAACTGCTGCAAGCGACCGCCCTGGACAACGCGATTGATCTGTCGGGCATGACGCCCAAGGTTCCCGGGGAGGTGGCGCCAGCATGA
- the ftsZ gene encoding cell division protein FtsZ produces the protein MPIEMFDQESFNQGTSIKVIGVGGGGGNAVDHMINCRVQGVEFISANTDAQQLTRTHAQRTIQLGISGLGAGSKPEKGREAAEAATADIRAAIDGAHMLFITAGMGGGTGTGAAPVIARVAREMGILTVGVVTKPFDWEGGRRMTNAEAGLADLEANVDSLIVVLNEKLLEVLGDDITQDEAFAQANDVLKNAVGGIAEIINVPGHVNVDFEDVRTVMGEPGKAMMGTALASGPDRARIAAEQAVACPLLEGVDLSGAKGVLVLISAAKGNLKLKESGVAMTTIRAFASADAHVIYGTAYDDSLGDSIRVTVVATGLHDQAVQRQTMSVVQGGLRTGTDNVSFVAQAPVMGTAPQVGGIAGMVDYGNTNVPSVWRNNRTTAASKVDALSSAGVDDFEIPAFLRKQAD, from the coding sequence ATGCCCATTGAGATGTTTGACCAAGAGAGTTTTAACCAAGGCACCTCGATCAAAGTGATCGGTGTGGGCGGCGGTGGCGGCAATGCGGTCGATCACATGATCAACTGCCGGGTGCAGGGCGTGGAGTTCATCAGCGCCAACACCGATGCGCAACAGCTCACGCGCACGCACGCGCAGCGCACGATTCAACTCGGGATCAGCGGTCTGGGGGCGGGCAGCAAGCCGGAAAAAGGGCGTGAAGCGGCTGAAGCGGCAACGGCAGACATCCGCGCCGCCATCGATGGCGCGCACATGCTGTTCATCACGGCGGGCATGGGCGGTGGCACGGGCACGGGTGCGGCGCCCGTCATCGCCCGCGTGGCGCGCGAAATGGGCATCCTGACCGTCGGCGTGGTGACCAAGCCCTTTGACTGGGAAGGCGGCCGACGCATGACCAATGCCGAGGCCGGCCTGGCCGATCTCGAAGCCAACGTCGACTCGCTGATCGTGGTGTTGAACGAGAAGCTGCTCGAGGTCCTGGGTGACGACATCACGCAGGACGAGGCGTTCGCGCAGGCCAACGACGTGCTCAAGAACGCCGTGGGCGGCATTGCCGAAATCATCAACGTGCCCGGCCATGTGAACGTCGACTTCGAAGACGTGCGCACCGTGATGGGCGAGCCCGGCAAGGCCATGATGGGCACGGCCCTGGCCAGCGGTCCGGACCGCGCCCGCATTGCCGCCGAGCAGGCCGTGGCCTGCCCGCTGCTGGAGGGTGTGGACCTGTCGGGGGCCAAGGGCGTGTTGGTGCTGATCAGCGCCGCCAAGGGCAACCTCAAGCTCAAGGAGTCGGGCGTGGCCATGACCACGATCCGCGCCTTCGCGTCGGCCGATGCCCATGTGATCTATGGCACGGCCTACGACGATTCGCTGGGCGACAGCATCCGCGTCACCGTGGTGGCCACGGGCCTGCACGATCAGGCGGTCCAGCGTCAGACCATGTCGGTGGTGCAAGGCGGCCTGCGTACGGGTACGGACAACGTCTCGTTCGTGGCACAGGCGCCGGTGATGGGTACTGCCCCGCAAGTTGGCGGCATCGCTGGCATGGTCGATTACGGCAACACCAACGTGCCCAGCGTGTGGCGCAACAACCGCACGACGGCGGCCTCCAAGGTCGACGCCCTGTCCTCGGCGGGTGTGGACGACTTCGAGATCCCGGCCTTCCTGCGCAAGCAAGCCGACTGA
- the lpxC gene encoding UDP-3-O-acyl-N-acetylglucosamine deacetylase, translating into MLAQRTLKTVTRAVGVGLHGGARVELVLRPAQPDTGIVFRRVDLPEPVEIPVNAQAINDTRLASTLNVGEVRVRTVEHLMSACAGLGIDNLYVDIDGEEVPILDGSAATFVFLLESAGIEAQAAPRKFLRVLKPVEIRDGEGKTEKWARLDPFHGYTLSFEIDFDHPAVDSTGQRIEFDMGSGRYSRDIARARTFTFSKDVEMLRASGLALGGGFDNAIVMDDYKVLNAGGLRYEEEFARHKLLDAIGDLYCVGHPLLAAYSAFRSGHGLNNQLLRALLAQPHAYEIVSFNDDRQAPKGFANLVPAW; encoded by the coding sequence ATGTTGGCGCAACGCACCTTGAAGACCGTCACCCGCGCCGTGGGCGTGGGCTTGCACGGCGGTGCCCGGGTGGAGCTGGTGCTGCGACCGGCCCAGCCGGACACGGGCATCGTGTTCCGCCGCGTCGACCTGCCCGAGCCGGTCGAGATTCCCGTCAATGCGCAGGCCATCAACGATACCCGGCTGGCGTCGACCTTGAACGTGGGCGAGGTGCGCGTGCGCACCGTCGAGCACCTCATGTCGGCTTGTGCTGGGCTGGGCATCGACAACCTCTACGTCGACATCGATGGCGAGGAGGTGCCCATCCTCGATGGGTCTGCGGCCACCTTCGTGTTCCTGCTGGAGAGCGCCGGCATCGAAGCGCAGGCCGCGCCGCGCAAGTTCCTGCGCGTGCTCAAGCCGGTCGAGATCCGCGACGGCGAAGGCAAGACCGAGAAATGGGCGCGCCTCGATCCTTTTCATGGGTACACGCTGAGTTTCGAGATCGACTTCGATCACCCGGCGGTGGACTCCACCGGGCAACGCATCGAGTTCGACATGGGCTCGGGCCGCTACTCGCGCGACATCGCGCGGGCACGCACCTTCACCTTCAGCAAGGACGTGGAGATGCTGCGCGCATCGGGCCTGGCGCTGGGCGGTGGGTTCGACAACGCCATCGTCATGGACGACTACAAGGTCCTCAACGCCGGCGGCCTGCGCTACGAAGAGGAGTTCGCGCGCCACAAGTTGCTCGATGCGATCGGCGACCTGTACTGCGTCGGCCACCCCTTGCTGGCGGCCTACAGCGCCTTCCGCTCCGGCCATGGGCTCAACAACCAGCTGCTGCGCGCCTTGCTGGCTCAGCCCCATGCCTACGAGATCGTCAGCTTCAACGACGACAGGCAGGCACCCAAAGGGTTTGCGAACCTGGTTCCTGCCTGGTGA
- a CDS encoding cell division protein FtsQ/DivIB: protein MSEATVPIDVRLLNLTTSVLVSVAVLVGIAAMLWWAIHNPAFSIRGVTVLGDVAHNSAVSLRNVVVPQLKGNFFTLDLDAAKRAFETAPWVRRAVVQREFPNRLKVTLQEHEPVAHWGGQLTQMVNKQGEVFEASGEGAEYDALPVLIGPEGQASTLLATYGRLAPHVAPMQLQLKELELLPRGSWRAELNNGAEIALGRGTEEELEARLDLLSKTAPQIAARHQRAAKDIVLADMRYPGAYALKLRGVTTVGDDVKLAPKPAARAAPRPATRSAPASNRRN, encoded by the coding sequence ATGAGCGAAGCGACCGTGCCCATCGATGTGCGACTGCTGAACCTCACCACCTCGGTGCTGGTGTCGGTGGCCGTGCTCGTGGGCATCGCTGCGATGCTCTGGTGGGCGATTCACAACCCCGCGTTTTCGATCCGGGGTGTGACGGTCTTGGGCGATGTGGCGCACAACAGCGCCGTGAGTTTGCGCAACGTGGTGGTGCCTCAGCTCAAAGGCAATTTCTTCACGCTCGATCTGGACGCGGCCAAGCGCGCCTTTGAAACGGCTCCATGGGTTCGCCGAGCCGTGGTGCAGCGCGAGTTTCCCAATCGGCTGAAAGTGACGTTGCAGGAGCATGAGCCTGTCGCCCATTGGGGCGGGCAACTCACGCAGATGGTGAACAAGCAGGGTGAGGTGTTCGAAGCCTCGGGCGAGGGGGCTGAGTACGACGCCCTGCCCGTGCTGATCGGGCCCGAAGGCCAGGCGTCGACCCTGCTGGCGACGTATGGGCGCCTGGCGCCGCATGTGGCGCCCATGCAGCTGCAGCTCAAGGAGCTGGAGTTGCTGCCGCGGGGCAGTTGGCGGGCCGAGCTCAACAATGGCGCCGAAATTGCGCTGGGCCGCGGCACCGAAGAGGAACTCGAAGCGCGGCTGGATCTGTTGAGCAAGACCGCGCCTCAGATCGCCGCACGCCACCAACGTGCGGCCAAGGACATCGTGCTGGCGGACATGCGTTACCCCGGTGCCTATGCGCTCAAGCTGCGCGGGGTGACCACGGTGGGTGACGACGTCAAGCTGGCGCCCAAGCCTGCGGCACGAGCCGCACCCAGACCGGCGACACGCTCTGCGCCGGCCAGCAACCGCAGGAACTGA
- the ftsA gene encoding cell division protein FtsA, with translation MGREYKDLIVGLDIGTAKVMVVVGEVMPGGELKLAGLGVAPSNGLRRGVVVNIDATVQSIQQALKEAELMADCKITSVFTGITGNHIRGLNSSGMVAIKDKEVSAADVARVVETAKAINISTDQRLLLVQPQEFVIDGQDVKEPIGMSGVRLEAKVHIVTGAQSAAENIIKCVRRCGLDVEQLMLNPLASSQSVLTDDERELGVCCVDIGAGTTDVAIFSGGAIRHTAVIPIAGDLITSDIAMALRTPTNDAEDIKVQFGCAKQLLADPEAQLEVPGLGDRGPRMLSKQALAGVIEPRVEEIFSIVQQVIRDSGFEEILSSGIVLTGGSAVMPGMVELGEDIFLKPVRRGVPKYARNLADMVAQPRAATVMGLMDEARFGRVRGIKVAQNHGTVKSMLGRLKDFVVRNF, from the coding sequence ATGGGCAGAGAGTACAAGGACCTCATCGTTGGGTTGGACATCGGCACCGCCAAAGTCATGGTGGTGGTGGGCGAAGTCATGCCTGGCGGCGAGCTCAAGCTGGCAGGCCTGGGCGTTGCACCCAGCAACGGCTTGCGGCGTGGTGTGGTGGTGAACATCGACGCCACCGTGCAGAGCATCCAGCAAGCGCTCAAGGAAGCCGAGCTGATGGCCGACTGCAAGATCACCAGCGTGTTCACCGGCATCACGGGCAACCACATCCGTGGCCTGAACTCCAGCGGCATGGTGGCGATCAAGGACAAGGAAGTGTCGGCCGCCGACGTGGCCCGTGTGGTGGAGACGGCCAAGGCCATCAACATCTCGACCGATCAGCGCCTGTTGCTGGTGCAGCCGCAGGAGTTCGTCATCGATGGCCAGGACGTGAAAGAGCCGATCGGCATGAGCGGCGTGCGCCTGGAGGCCAAGGTCCACATCGTGACGGGCGCGCAGAGCGCGGCCGAGAACATCATCAAGTGCGTGCGCCGTTGTGGCCTGGATGTGGAGCAGCTGATGCTGAACCCGCTGGCCTCCAGCCAGTCGGTGCTGACGGACGATGAGCGCGAGCTCGGCGTGTGCTGCGTGGACATCGGTGCCGGCACCACCGATGTGGCGATTTTCTCGGGGGGCGCCATTCGCCACACCGCGGTGATTCCGATTGCCGGCGACCTCATCACCAGCGACATCGCCATGGCGCTGCGCACGCCCACCAACGATGCGGAAGACATCAAGGTGCAGTTCGGTTGCGCCAAGCAGCTGCTCGCCGATCCCGAGGCGCAACTCGAGGTGCCGGGGCTGGGTGACCGCGGTCCGCGCATGCTCAGCAAACAGGCGTTGGCTGGCGTGATCGAGCCGCGCGTGGAGGAAATCTTCTCCATCGTGCAGCAGGTGATCCGCGATTCGGGTTTCGAGGAGATCCTGTCCTCGGGCATCGTGCTCACCGGCGGCAGTGCCGTGATGCCAGGCATGGTCGAGTTGGGCGAGGACATTTTTCTCAAGCCCGTGCGGCGCGGTGTGCCCAAGTATGCGAGGAACCTGGCCGACATGGTGGCGCAGCCCCGTGCCGCCACCGTGATGGGCCTGATGGACGAGGCGCGCTTTGGCCGCGTGCGCGGCATCAAGGTGGCGCAAAACCACGGCACGGTGAAGTCCATGCTGGGTCGCCTCAAGGATTTTGTGGTGAGGAATTTCTGA
- the pgi gene encoding glucose-6-phosphate isomerase, which translates to MTERVPCNQVPAWAALAAHHAQLAQGFDLCAAFTQDAGRVARMGVQAPQVYADLSKHLVDDRALALLVELAEQRGLPAQREAMFSGAAVNVTEGRAALHSLLRVPPDAAHEVPTHLQDKLAQVHDGLNEMLALAEAVRANPQITDVVNIGIGGSDLGPHMTVQALEGWRPAAGCQTRKRLHFVSNVDGMELGALLEHLQPANTRFLIASKTFTTAETMVNARAARDWFLQHPDTQAQGLALADHFLALTANVAEAQAFGVQTILGFWDWVGGRFSLWSAIGLPIAIAIGAAGFRELLAGAHAMDRHFRDAPLAHNLPVRLGLLDIWYRNFHGLGSRCIAPYSHNLRRLPAYLQQLEMESNGKGVDVDGRPLDWATSPVIWGEPGTNGQHAFFEMVHQGPDVIPVEFIAARTPGPFLPRQHRNLVANALAQARALMMGVQHENPHRACSGNRPSSFLLLDALDPASLGALIALYEHRVFVSAAIWGINPFDQWGVELGKQIAKDVTPRLATGDVAGLDASTADLIARLRG; encoded by the coding sequence GTGACCGAGCGCGTTCCCTGCAACCAGGTGCCCGCCTGGGCGGCGCTGGCCGCCCACCATGCGCAGCTGGCGCAGGGGTTCGACCTGTGCGCCGCCTTCACGCAGGATGCGGGGCGTGTGGCGCGCATGGGCGTGCAGGCGCCCCAGGTGTATGCCGACCTGTCCAAGCACCTGGTGGACGACCGCGCGCTGGCGCTGTTGGTCGAGTTGGCCGAGCAGCGGGGCCTGCCGGCACAGCGCGAGGCCATGTTCTCCGGCGCTGCGGTCAACGTGACCGAGGGCCGTGCGGCCCTGCACAGCCTGCTGCGCGTGCCCCCCGATGCGGCCCACGAGGTGCCGACGCACCTGCAGGACAAACTCGCGCAGGTTCACGACGGCCTGAACGAGATGCTGGCCTTGGCCGAGGCGGTGCGCGCGAATCCGCAGATCACCGACGTCGTCAACATCGGCATCGGCGGCTCGGACCTGGGCCCGCACATGACGGTGCAGGCCCTGGAGGGCTGGCGGCCGGCGGCCGGCTGCCAGACGCGCAAGCGCCTGCATTTCGTCTCCAACGTCGACGGCATGGAGCTGGGGGCCTTGCTGGAACACCTGCAGCCGGCCAACACGCGCTTCCTGATCGCGTCCAAGACCTTCACCACGGCCGAAACCATGGTGAACGCCCGCGCGGCGCGTGACTGGTTCCTGCAGCACCCGGACACGCAGGCGCAGGGCCTGGCGTTGGCCGATCATTTCCTGGCGCTGACGGCCAACGTGGCCGAGGCGCAGGCCTTCGGCGTGCAGACCATCCTGGGTTTTTGGGACTGGGTCGGCGGACGGTTTTCGCTGTGGTCGGCCATCGGGTTGCCCATCGCGATCGCCATCGGGGCCGCCGGGTTCCGCGAGTTGCTGGCCGGCGCCCACGCCATGGACCGGCATTTCCGCGACGCACCGCTGGCGCACAACCTGCCGGTGCGCCTGGGCCTGCTCGACATCTGGTACCGCAATTTCCACGGCCTGGGCAGCCGCTGCATCGCGCCCTACAGCCACAACCTGCGCCGCCTGCCGGCCTACCTGCAGCAGCTGGAGATGGAGAGCAACGGCAAAGGCGTGGACGTGGACGGCCGGCCCCTGGACTGGGCGACCTCGCCGGTGATCTGGGGCGAACCCGGCACCAACGGCCAACACGCGTTTTTCGAGATGGTGCACCAGGGTCCGGATGTGATTCCGGTGGAGTTCATCGCGGCCCGCACGCCGGGGCCTTTCCTGCCCCGGCAGCACCGCAACCTCGTGGCCAATGCCCTGGCGCAGGCGCGCGCCCTCATGATGGGGGTGCAGCATGAGAACCCCCACCGCGCCTGTTCGGGCAATCGGCCCAGCAGTTTCCTGCTGCTTGACGCCCTGGATCCGGCGTCTCTGGGCGCGCTGATCGCCCTGTACGAGCACCGCGTCTTCGTCAGCGCGGCCATCTGGGGCATCAACCCGTTTGACCAATGGGGCGTGGAGCTGGGCAAGCAGATCGCCAAGGACGTGACGCCGCGCCTGGCCACAGGCGATGTCGCGGGCCTGGATGCGTCCACCGCCGACCTGATCGCGCGCTTGCGCGGCTGA
- the murC gene encoding UDP-N-acetylmuramate--L-alanine ligase: protein MRHAIKHVHFVGIGGAGMSGIAEVLHNLGYVVSGSDMSSSATLERLNKLGIRTHVGHDASHVAGANVVVTSTAVQSDNPEVLGAKEARIPVVPRALMLAELMRLRKGVAIAGAHGKTTTTSLVASVLAEAGLDPTFVIGGKLTSAGANARLGTGEYIVVEADESDASFLNLLPVMAVVTNIDADHMDTYGHDFGRLKAAFVEFLHRMPFYGAAIMCLDSAGVRDVLADVQRPVITYGFAEDAQVRAVNVRADHGCMCFEVVQAEHETVSVRLNLAGEHNVLNALAALIVGRELGIADADSLRALQEFKGVGRRFQLCGELPTTDGGRFTLIDDYGHHPVEMAATLAAARGAYPGRRLVLAFQPHRYTRTRDCFEDFIKVLTRADQVVLSEVYAAGETPIAMADGRSLARAVRLAGQDHLAFVTDIAEMPAQIQQLARDGDVVLCMGAGSIGAVPGKLLESSVEQLT from the coding sequence ATGAGGCACGCCATCAAGCACGTCCATTTTGTGGGCATCGGCGGTGCGGGCATGAGCGGCATTGCCGAGGTGCTGCACAACCTGGGGTATGTCGTGTCCGGTTCGGACATGAGCAGCAGCGCGACGTTGGAGCGCCTGAACAAGCTGGGCATCCGCACCCACGTGGGGCACGACGCCAGCCATGTGGCGGGTGCCAATGTGGTGGTCACGTCCACAGCCGTACAGAGCGACAACCCCGAGGTGCTGGGGGCCAAGGAGGCGCGCATTCCGGTTGTGCCGCGCGCCCTGATGCTGGCCGAGCTGATGCGCCTGCGCAAGGGTGTGGCGATCGCGGGTGCGCATGGCAAGACCACCACCACCAGCCTGGTCGCCAGCGTGTTGGCCGAGGCGGGGCTGGATCCGACCTTCGTGATCGGTGGCAAGCTCACCAGTGCCGGGGCGAACGCCCGGCTGGGTACCGGGGAGTACATCGTGGTAGAGGCTGACGAGTCTGATGCCTCGTTCCTGAACCTGCTGCCCGTGATGGCGGTGGTGACCAACATCGATGCCGACCACATGGATACCTATGGCCATGATTTCGGGCGCCTCAAGGCCGCTTTCGTCGAGTTCCTGCACCGCATGCCGTTCTACGGCGCGGCCATCATGTGCCTGGACAGCGCTGGTGTGCGCGACGTGCTGGCGGACGTGCAGCGTCCCGTCATCACCTATGGGTTCGCCGAGGATGCCCAGGTCCGCGCCGTGAACGTGCGCGCCGATCACGGCTGCATGTGCTTCGAGGTGGTGCAGGCCGAGCACGAGACCGTGTCGGTCCGCCTGAACCTGGCGGGCGAGCACAACGTGCTCAATGCCCTGGCTGCGCTCATCGTGGGCCGTGAGCTGGGCATTGCCGATGCCGACAGCCTGCGCGCGCTGCAGGAGTTCAAGGGCGTGGGCCGACGCTTTCAGCTGTGCGGCGAGCTGCCCACGACCGATGGCGGGCGCTTCACGCTCATTGACGACTATGGCCATCACCCGGTCGAAATGGCCGCCACGCTGGCGGCCGCCCGTGGTGCGTATCCGGGGCGCCGGCTGGTGCTGGCGTTCCAGCCGCACCGCTACACGCGCACGCGCGATTGCTTCGAGGACTTCATCAAGGTCCTGACACGCGCCGATCAGGTGGTGTTGTCCGAGGTGTATGCGGCGGGCGAAACGCCAATCGCCATGGCCGATGGGCGCAGCCTGGCGCGGGCCGTGCGGTTGGCGGGTCAGGATCACCTGGCGTTCGTGACCGACATCGCTGAGATGCCCGCGCAGATCCAGCAGCTGGCGCGCGACGGGGATGTGGTTTTGTGCATGGGGGCGGGCTCGATCGGTGCCGTCCCCGGCAAGTTGTTGGAGTCGTCTGTGGAGCAGCTGACATGA